The bacterium genomic sequence ACCGTCAACAAGCTGCTTAGGTCCCACAGCTAGTCGCTCTCGTGCGCGGATGCAGCGCGCGCTCAGTCGCCGGTCACGTGGACGACGACGGTGCGCGGGCCCGGCGCGTCGCGGTGCTCCCAGAGGTAGACCCCCTGCCAGGTGCCGAGGACGAGGCGCCCATCGGCCACGGGGATCGAGAGCGACGTCGCCGTCAGCGCCGACTTCACGTGGGCAGGCATGTCGTCCGGCCCTTCGAGGGTGTGCGTGAAGAGCGCGTCCCCTTCCGGCACCAGGCGTGCGAGCCAGCGCTCGAGGTCCCGCCGCGCCGACGGGTCCGCGTTCTCCTGGATCACGAGGCTCGCCGACGTGTGCTGAACGAAGAGCGTGCAGAGCCCGTCGACGATTCCGGCCCGGTCCACGCGGTCGACGACCTGGTCGGTGAACTCGAAGAGTCCCTGCCCCTTCGGCTGAACCCGGATCCGATCGATCACCGATGGCTCGATCCCGAGCTAGTCGGAGCGATCGGTCGAGCGTCGCACGTCCGACTGGCTCGACGGCGCGGCGCGGCGTCGTCCGCCGGCGCGAACGGCGCGCAGGGGCTCGAGGTCCGCGACGAGGAACGGGCGGGTCACGCCATTCTCGCCGTCGATGGCGACCTGATGTCCGAGCACCGCCACGCCGTTCGCCTGGGAACTCGGGGCATCGGAAACGGTTCCGCGGGCGCCGGTGTACTCGTGGTTCGGGTTGATCACGCGGACGCGGTCGCCGCGTCGGAACGGGGAGCTCATCGGGGATCCTCTCGGCACCGAGCGGGGGGACGGACCCGGTGTGGGTCGGAGAGTGTTGCAGATCTCGGTGCGGATCGGGAGTCGCACCGATTCAGCGGGCGTCGACCTCGCTGACGAGCGGCGACGGCGTGCCCACGCTCGTCATCCAGAGCTGATGGACGGCGCGGGTGGCCGCGACATGGAGCTGGCGGCGGGAGGCCGGCGTGTCGGGGTAGTTCTTCGCGTCGACGTCGAGCACGATCACGTAGTCGAACTCGAGGCCCTTCACCTGGGTGACCTCGGTGACCTCGATGCCGGCCTTGAAGGGGAATTCCCCGTCGCGGATCCGACGCAGGCGCGGAAGCTCCGCCCGGGCGAGCCCCTCGTAGTAGAGGTCGCTGGCGTTCGCGCTCGGCGTGAGCACGGCGACGCTCGCCAACGGCTCCGCAGCCATCAGGTCCCGCAGCACGTCCGAAAGGAAGGCGACGCAGGCACCGCGATCGGTCATCCGGAAGAGCTCGACCGGCGGACCGTCGCGCGTCGTCACGACCTCTTCGTCCTCCTGCAGGTCGCCGAGGAGCGACGTCGCGAACTGCATCACTTGCGCCGAGGAGCGGTAGCTGACCTTGAGCGTCTCGATCTCCGCGCCGCCGACGCCGAGCTCGGTGAAGAAGCCCGACCAGCTGGTGAAGCCCGAGTTCTCCATCAGGTGCTGCTGGGTGTCGCCGGAGAGCGTGATGCTCGACTCGCGCTCCATGCACTCGAGCAGGACCCGGACCTCGATCGGCGCGAAGTCCTGGACCTCGTCGATCGCGATGTGGCGAAGTCGGAGCGGGCGCTTGCCGCGCTGGAGGGGGCCCACCCGCCGCTGCCACGCGCGCAGGAGCAGCGCGTCGTCCTCCGCATCGAGGCCTGCGTCGGCTTCCTCGTCGCCGGCCTGGAACTCCGAGATCGCCTCGAGGCGCCGACGGTTCCAGTCGACGAAGCGATCGAGCTCGCCGTCGCTGAAGGTATCCGGCGCGACCTCGGCGAACACGTCGCCGAGGAGCGCGCGTTGCGTGAGGACGCTCGCCCAATCGTCCGTCGCCTGCTCGGCGGTCCGCGGACCGGCAACCCGCGCCACCTGCCGTTCGAGCGCGACGTCGAGGCCCGAGTGGAGCTTGATCCGCTGGACGACCGCCGGCGTGTCGTCCCGTTGCGCCTTGGGAAGTCGTTGGAAGTGGCGCTTGCGTTCCTCGAGGATCCAGTCGCGATAGGTCGTGATCCGTACACCCTCGAGTCCCAGGGAAGGCAGGACGTGGGCGACGTAGCGAGCCAGCGCGCGCGAGAAGACCACCACGAGGGTATCCGGACCGTCGATCCGCTCGTCGGCGTAGGCGAGGTAGGCGATGCGGTGCAGCGCGACCGTCGTCTTGCCCGAGCCGGCGCTTCCGCGGATCACCAGGTAGCCGGCCGCCGGTCGTGTGATCAGATCGAACTGGGTCGGGTCGATCAGGCTCGTGATCTCGGGGAGATGTTTGTCGGCCCGGAGCGCCTCGCCGGTCCGGTCTTCGCCCATGCGTCGGGAGAGATCGAGGGAGTCTTCGTCGTAGCGAAGCGCCGCCGCTTCGCCCCCGGCGAGTCGAGGGGTCCCCATCTCGTCGCGGCGCCAGCCGGAGGGGGAATCGGGATCCAGGCTGTAGTCCCCTTCCGGCGCCTGGACCCGTTCGAGCACTCCGTCGCGGATGCGCACCATCCGTCGAGCCAGGACCTCGCCCGAGCGCTCCCGCCCGGAGATCTCCTCGTCGAAGTCCTCGCCCTGCCGGTAGCTGTAGAAGATCTTGCTGATCGGCGCGTCTCGCCAATCGACGATCCGCAGGCCCTTCTCGAGACAGGTCGTGTGCCCGAGGTAGAGGTCGCGTCTGCGGCCCTCTTCCTCGAGACGCAGGTGCGCGAAGTACGGGGACGCTGCATCGACCTGGACGGCCTGCCCCGCACGACGCAGCTGGTTCAGAATCGCCGACTGGTTGTGGTACTGCTCGGTGAGGGCCGAGAGATCCTTGTTCTCGTCGCCCGAGAGCAGCCGTTCCCGGATCCGCTCGAGCTCCTTCACGATGGGCGCTTCACTCGCGGTCTTCGCGGGCGGGAGCTCGGCGAGCCGGCGCGAGACGTCCTCGAGCGCTTCGAGCTCCTCTCGAACGACCTGATCCGGCCGATCGTCCATCGCTGGCTGCCCCCCTGCCTCGCGCATCGCGCGCCACCCCTGGCACGCGGGTCGCCCCGGGGAACGGCATCCGCGCTCCGCACGAGGCCGCCGCGAGGCGGTCTCTGTTTATACGCGCTTTTGCGGGGACTGCCTAGCCTGAAAGAGGTGGCGCTCAGTCGGCCGCAGCGGGGACACGGCGGCTCGTCAATCGACGAGGATGTCGCGCTGCTCCGGCGGCCGGACGCCGAACTTCAGGGGGGTCCGATACTCGGCATCGGCGGTGTAGCCGATCCATCCGCCGCCCAGTCCGGCGGCCTCGGTCGCCTGTCGCGCGGTTCCGTAGGCCTCGAAGCTGTCGTTCCAGACGTGGAACTTCACGAAGTCCCGCCCGGGAACGCGTCGGGCGAGCCATCGCCGCCAGGCTTCGCTCGTCGTCAGGCCGGTCGGATCGATTCCGCGCTCCGCAGGCGGCCAGTCGAGCCGGACCCAGGAAGGCGTGCCCGGCTCCAGGAGCCAGCGGAATCCGTCGCTTCCGATCCGGCGCTTGCGCAGGTAGAGCGCTGCGGACTCGAACTCGTCGAGGCGGAAGCTCGCGCCGGATTCCTCGATCTTGAGCAGTCGACCCAGCGCGTTCTGCCCTGCCTCGAAGAGCGCCTTGCGATCGACGGGGAAGATCCGGCCGTGACGGACGAGCACCCAGGATTCGAGTCCGCGCTCGACCCGCGGATCCGGCAGGCGGGCCACCCGCTCCTTCGAAACGGACCGAAGGGCATCCTCCCGGACCCGCTGGTCGTCGAGGGCGCGCTGCGTCTCCGCGTTCTCGCGTCGGATCGACGAGAGCAGGCGGAAGCGGGCTTCGATCTCCTCTGGCGGGGCCCCGAGCTCCGGATCGAACTCGTCGAGCGCCTCCAGGATCTCCTCGGCGACGGCGAGCCCCTCGTCGTCGGACGGGATTCCCCGGGCCTCGAGGGCGGCGCTCCGTGCGTCGAGCGCAGCGCGGCGCCCGGGGATCGTGGCCACGAACTCGCGCTCGGCCTCGAACTGCTCCGCGCGCCGCTGGAGCACCCGGTCGAGGGCACCGCCGAGCTCGATCTGCGTCAGCGCGAGCACGATCACCAGGATGCCGACCACGTTGGACAGGGTGTCGACCAGGGGCCCCAGGTTGTCCGCCACGGTACGACGTTTCACCGGCTGGCCTCCGCCCGGCGAAGCAGGCGCCAGTCGAGCTCGCCGTCGCCCGGCAGCGGGAGCCGGGCCACGCGGATGCCCGCCTTCGCAGCCACGCGATGCACCGTCCTCGACGAGGGGATCCCGTCCGGTCGCACGAGCAGCACGAGCAGCGCGGACGGCTCCGCGCGCACCCGCCGCAGGTAGCGCCCGAGGTCCCCCTCCATCGCGATCGCCTCGTTCGGCACGAAGTAGCGGAAGTCGTCGCTGACGCGGAGCGCGGTGATGCCCGCCTCGTCGCACTCGATGAAGAAGGGCTGCCAGCGCGCGGAGAGGTCGGTCGGATCGATCAGGATCGGCAGGGTCTCGCGTCTCGATTCGAGGACCGCCAGCGTCGTCGCGACGTCCCCCTGCTCGTCCGCCAGGTGCTCGGCCTCCGTTCGCGCTTCCACGAGCGCCTCTTCGATGGCGCGGGCGCGCCCGGCCGCTCGCAGCCGTGCGACGATCTCGTCGAGCTCCGCGTCCGCCGGGAGACCGAGGGCCGGGAGCGCGGCGTCGACCGCCGCCCACCGCTCGAGCGCACGTTCCGCCCGGGCGAGCTCGACTTCGAAGCGCGCCCGCTCGCGAGCGAGTTCGGAGCGCCGCTCGCCGTCCTCGACGTCCGCTGTCCGGGTCGTGTCGACCGCGGCCAGGGCCATCACCGCGAGCAGGACGATGAGCGCGCCGATCGTGCACGCGAGGACGCTCATGAACGGAAAGAGCGCCGACGGCAGTCCCTCCCGCCGCGCCATCGGCTAGTCGCCCGCTCCGCGGCCGGCAGCACCGACGTGATCGAGGAGCTTCGTCGCGAGGGCCGCGATCGCCGCGTCGTCCGCCCCGTTCTCCCGAAGCCGCGGCACCAGCCACTCCGCGCAGTAGTCGTCGACGGCGCCGACGAGTCCCTCTTCCATGCGCTGGACGATGCTCGCCGGGAACATGATGACGATGCTCAACACGAGGGCCAGCAGGGTCGTGTCGAAGGCGACGCCGAGCCCGCCGGTGACGGAGCCGATCGAGGTCTTGAGCCCGTCGAGACTCGCGGCGGCTTCGAGGCTCTCGGAGAAGCCCCCGACCGCCGCGCCGAGGCCGAGGACCGTGCCGATGAATCCGAGGGTCGGGACGGCCCACACGAAGACGCGGACGAGCGCGTAGCTCGCGTCGACCCGCCCTTCGTCCGCCGCGGACTCGGCGGACAGGAACTCGAGGACGGCCGAGACCCGCGGCCGGACCTCGAATTGCCGGAGCGCCCGGTCGAGGCGGGCGACGAGGAAGCCCTCGGCGGCCGCGCCGGCACGGGTGGTGAGCTCCCGCCGCAGGTCCCCTGCGCGGTCGGGCCGGATCCCGCGCTCGGACTCCGCTGCGAAGAGGTCGACGTCGAGGATCCTCGCCTCCGACTGCAGCCGGGCCCAGCGGGCGCCGATCAGGAGCAGCGCCCAGGCGGAGGCGCCGGTGATCAGGACCGGAACGAAGCCGCGCTCGAGGAAGAGTTCCCCGACCCGGCCCGTCGGGACGACCTGCAGCAGGCCGTAGAAGACCCCGGTGAAGACGATCGCCCCGACCGCCGGCGGCCAGTCCGGTCCCTCACCGGGGGCGCGACGCGGGCGCAGACGGCTCGCGCCGGAGGCGCCCGCTTCGAGCTCCGACGCCAAACAGGATTGTCCGCAGTGCGTACAACGGAATACCCCGTGCTCGCCGGAAGACTCGAGCGCGGGTCGATCACAATGCGGACAGGGCCGGGACATCTCGCCTCCACCAACTCGCGGATAAGACTAGGCCCTCCCCGACGCGGCCGCCGCGATCGGGACCCCGACGCCGATCGGGCGTCGCGCTAGCCTGCGCCCGATGCCCCGCTCCGACGTGCCCACCCGCGCCCAGCTCACGCGGATCCTGGACCTCCCCTCCAATGCGAGCGAAGCGTCGATCGGGGTCGCTCTCGATCGACTGCTGGCCGCCCTGCGCGCGCGACGCGAAGCGGACGAGACCGAGGGGCCCGAGCGACGGCGCCTCGACGAGGAGATCGCGCGGCTCGAGGCAGCGAGACCGATTGCCCGCGCCGTCGGAACGCCGGACCGCCTCCCCCTGATCGGTGCGCTGCTCGGAACGATCGCGGGCCTCGCCGCGCTCTTCTTCTACTCCGGCGGACCCGACGACACTCGAGCGCCCCTACGCACTACGCTCGCGCTCTCGCAGAAGCCGAGGCTCGAGCTCGAAGGTCCGCTGCCGGCCGCGACCCTCCGGATCTACGACGCGGACCGCACGCGCATCGTCGCCGAGATGCGCGCCGAGGGCGCCGTCCACGAGCTCGACCGCGGACGCTTCGCCCTCGAAGTGACGCGCCCGGACTGTCCCGACGCCTGGACGCGATCCGTCTACTTCGGACCCGGGACCGTCCACCGCTTCGCGCCGACGCTGTGTACCGGCGAAGGTCGACTGATCGTCCGGGCCAACGTGCCCGATGCCGAGGTGAAGATCGACGGCGCCCCGTTCGGAGCGCCGGGCGACGTCGCACACACGCTCTCGGTCGGCGAGCACGAGGTCGTCGTCGAGCGGGACGGGTTCCGTCGCTGGGTCGAGCGAGTCCGTATCCGACCGGAGGCCCGCGTCGAACTGACGGCCCTCCTGTTGCCGGAGCGCGAACCGGCACTCCGTGCGCGAAGGCTCGATCTCGGCTTCGACGCGAAGGCGCTCGCGCCGCCGCCTCCTCGGGCCCCGACCCCGTTCGACATGGGGGATCTCGCGGAGTCGATCGCGCCGGACACCCGACGTCCCGTGACCCGGCTGCTCGAACGCGAGGGGCTCGGCGGGCTGCCGGACGGAGGCTCCACTGCCTGGCACGACCGCGTCCGACGGGAGTTCCTGAACCGCTTCGACAGCGACGCGTCGGGTCGGATCGATCGCTTCGAGGAGAGCGAGTCGATCTCCTGTACCTGGTGGCGGGAGACCGAGCAGAGCTTCGACGAGGGAGGCCTCGGCCTCTCGATGGCGCGCTACTACGGATTCGACGGCAGCGAATGGCATCCGGGCGCCCTCGGCTTCGAGCGCAGCGTCCGGGGCGTCGCCTACGAGCGGATGCGCGGCTGCGGACTCCAGGCGCAGGCGACGGGCATGGCGAAAGCCCGGATCTAGGGGGAAACCCCGAAGGCTTCGTCATGAACCCCGTAAACCCTCGGCATTCCTACCGAAAATCTGCTCGTTTCCCCCGATACCGTGAAATCCCGGGATCCCTACCTTGAAACTCCCGATTCGATGGTTTTCAAGAGATCCAGTGCGTAAGGATCGATCAAGGGGGGAATCATGGTCAGTATCGTGGTGGCAGACGATCACAAGATCGTCCGAGAAGGACTCATCCGTTTGCTGGAGGCGCGGGAAGACTTCACCGTGGTCGGTGAAGCCGCGAACGGCGAGGAAGCGGTCCAGCTCGTCATGGAGAAGCGACCCGACATCGTCCTGATGGACATCAACATGCCCAAGCTCTCGGGCATCGACGCGACGCGGCAGCTCGGAAAGGCCGGCTGCCAGTCGAAGATCCTCGTGCTCTCGATGCACGAGAGTCGTGCCTACGTCGAGGAAGTGCTCCGCGCGGGCGCTTCCGGCTACGTCGTCAAGAACTCCGCTTCGAAGGACGTGCACAACGCGATCGATGCGGTGCGCGCCGGGGCCTCGTACCTGTCGCCGGCGATCACCCAGCAGGTGGTCGACGCGATCGCGCGACCGGGGGATGCGGGACCGTCCGGGGTCTCGATGCTCACCGAGCGCGAGCGCGAGGTCCTGAAGCTCATCGCCGAGGGGCTTTCCTCGAAGGAGATCGCTTCCGACCTGGGCGTGTCGCTCAAGACGATCGACTCGCACCGCTCCAACCTCATGGAGAAGCTCGACATCCACAAGGTCTCCGGGCTGGTTCGCTTCGCGATCCGCGCGGGTCTCGTCGAGCCGTAGGTCGAAGCAGACCGTCTCTCGACGCGGTGTCGAATCACGCCGCGCGAGCGAGAAGCCCGTCCCCGGCCCCGGCCGAGGGCGGGCTTCCGTCGTTTCGGGGTCCGGGGAGATCGGCCTAGCGAAGCGGACGCAGGTCGACGCGTCGATTGTAGAGCTTGTCCTGCGCGTTCTCTTCGACTTCGCGCAGCGGCTCGGACGCACCGAAGCCGCGCGCGACGAGTCGGCTCTGGTCGAGGCCGTGCTCCTCGACCAGGTAGTCTCGGGCCATCTGCGCGCGGGCCTCCGAGAGCGGCTGGTTGACCGCGGCGTCGCCGTCCTGGTCCGTGTGTCCACCCAGCATGAAGCGCATGCTGTCGTAGTCACCGCCGCGGAGTGCTTCGGCGAGCTCGTCGAGGCTCGCGCGGGACTCGTCGGTCAGCCGGGCGCTGTTCTTCGGGAAGTGGATCTCGAAGTTGATGCGCGGCGTCCGCTGGACGGCGACCGTCGTCCCTTCTCCGGCTTCCAGGGATCGCATCGCGGACAGCGCCTCCGCGATCACGTCCGCGTCCATGTTCTCCTTGGAGAGATACATCTGGCCCGAGACGGTCTCGATTCGCCCCGAGCCGCTCGGCGGCGCGAGCGCCTCGTAGAGACGCGCGTTGATCGCGTCCGCGTCGGCGCCGCCCTCCGCCCCGGCGGAGCCTGCCGCGAGCGACAGCGCGAGGCCGATCGCGCAGGCGATCCGCCTTCGCACGATCGTCCGACGGGAGCGCTGAAAGAGTCCGTTTCGCATGATCCCGGTTCCCCTGATGCGCCCAGACCATGCCCCAGACGGCTCCGAGCGGCGAGCGCGCGAGCCGAACGAAGCCACGGCCGGGCGTCCCTCGAACGGAGGTGCCGAAGCGTTCGCTGTCGGTTCCGCGAGGGGTGCCTCCCGGCGGGGGCATCCCCCCTCGTCGAACGGACGCCCCTCAGATCGGCGGTGCGGGTCGCTCGAGGACTTCCTCGCCGTGCACCAGCCGATCGACGTGGTGGCCCTTGAGCTCTCGCTTCTCGAGGAGTGCTTCGGCGAGCTCCTCGACGGTGCTCCAGACGGGCACGAGCAGGCGTTCGGCCTCCTCGCAGTACTCGGTGTAGAACTGCTCCGCCGGGCGCTCCAGCCCGATCAGCTTCGCCATCCGCGCGAGCTCTTCCCGACCGCGGCGGGCGGCGCCCAGCCAGCGGGTCCAGAGCAGCTCGGACTCGAGATCGACGGGGTCGAAGCGACCGTCACGGAGCGCGATCCGCTCCGCGGCGATCCCGGCGTAGGCGAAGACGCCGTGGGAATCGATCAGCTTGTCGGGGACGACGCCCACCTGCTCGCCGCGGCGCCGACCCGCCGGCGGACGGCAGTCGATCGGAAGCGGCATGCCCGAGAACGTGACGACCTCTCCCTCCCCGGCTTCGGCGTCGATGACGGCATGCTTCAGAACGTTCGGCCCGTACAGGACCTCACAAACCGTTGCGCGGCCGGCTTCCCGGTAGGCCACGCGCGCCAGAGCATTCGTCGACATCCATCCCCCTCGATTCACTGGAGCCACATTCCCCATCGGACAAACACCGCCCTGGCTTGAACGACAAAGCGCTGGAATTCCGGGGAGTCCGGGCCTTGCCTGCGCGAAACCGGCGCCCGCTCGAGGCGTGTGCGACTCTGCGCGGGACCGACGAGGGAGGCGACCTGCAGATGCGCGACGAGGCACGACTGGAGGATCTGGGAGGTGGGATCTTCGCCTGGCTGCAGCCCGACGGGTCGTGGGGCCTCGCGAACGCGGGCCTCGTTTCGGACGGCGGGAGCAGCCTGCTGGTCGACACGCTCTACGACCTTCCGCTGACCCGGCGGATGCTCGAGGCGATGGCGGACGCCACGCCCGCGGCGCGCAAGATCGACACCCTGGTCAACACCCACGCGAACGGGGACCACTGCTTCGGCAACCAGCTGGTCGGCGACGCCCGGATCATCACGTCGACGGCGACCGCAGGCGAGTGGGACGAGGTCCCGCCCGAGATGATGACGCGCATGCTCGCCGCGGCCGACCAGATGGGCCCGGTCGGCGAGTTCGTGAAGAAGGCCTTCGGCGCGTACGAATTCGAGGGACTGAAGCCCACGCCGCCGACCGAGACCTTCGACGGGCGGCTCGACCTCGCGATCGGCGATCGGGAGGTCGAGCTGATCGAGGTCGGCCCGGCCCACACCGCCGGCGACGTGATCATCCACGTCCCGTCGACGCGCACGATCTTCACCGGCGACATCCTCTTCATCGAGGGCACGCCCATCATGTGGGAAGGCCCCGTGGCCAACTGGATCGCCGCCTGCGAGAAGATCGCCGAGCTCGACCCCGAAGTGATCGTCCCGGGGCATGGCCCGCTGACCGACACCCGCGGCGCGCTCGCCGTTCGCGACTACCTGGTCTACGTGCGCGACGAGACCCGCAAGCGCTTCGATGCGGGCCTGTCGATCCGCGACGCGGCCCACGACATCGCCCTCGGCGACTACTCGGCGTGGCTCGACTCGGAACGGATCGCGGTCAACGTCTCGACCCTCTACAAGGAGTTCGGGTACGACGGCCCCGCGCCCGACACGATGGAGATCTTCGGCCTGATGGCGGAGCTCGTGCGTTAGGCGAATGGCGGCACGAACCCCCAGCGAGAGCGAGCGCCCGGACTGCCTCCACTGCGTCCACTACTTCGTGACGTGGGAGTCCGATCGGCCCCGCGGTTGCCGCGCCTACGAGTTCAAGTCGGCGGACCTGCCTTCGGACGTGGTCTTCTCGTCGTCGGGCGAGCCCTGCCAGTGCTTCGAGCGCAAGCCCGGCGCGAGGCCGAAGGCGCGTCTGCTCCGCTGAGCTTGCCGCGAAGGCAGAGTCGGTCGAGCCCAGGGGCCCTGCTCAGTCCGTCTCCTCCCCCAGCACCCGGTCCACGAGGGCGGCCTCGTCCTGGAGCCCCGTCTCGTCCTGGAGCTCCCGGGCTCGCGCGAGCAGTCGACCGAGGGCGGGGCCGGCCTCGACCCCCCTTTGCATGAGCGTCGCCG encodes the following:
- a CDS encoding secondary thiamine-phosphate synthase enzyme YjbQ; its protein translation is MIDRIRVQPKGQGLFEFTDQVVDRVDRAGIVDGLCTLFVQHTSASLVIQENADPSARRDLERWLARLVPEGDALFTHTLEGPDDMPAHVKSALTATSLSIPVADGRLVLGTWQGVYLWEHRDAPGPRTVVVHVTGD
- a CDS encoding ATP-binding domain-containing protein; this encodes MDDRPDQVVREELEALEDVSRRLAELPPAKTASEAPIVKELERIRERLLSGDENKDLSALTEQYHNQSAILNQLRRAGQAVQVDAASPYFAHLRLEEEGRRRDLYLGHTTCLEKGLRIVDWRDAPISKIFYSYRQGEDFDEEISGRERSGEVLARRMVRIRDGVLERVQAPEGDYSLDPDSPSGWRRDEMGTPRLAGGEAAALRYDEDSLDLSRRMGEDRTGEALRADKHLPEITSLIDPTQFDLITRPAAGYLVIRGSAGSGKTTVALHRIAYLAYADERIDGPDTLVVVFSRALARYVAHVLPSLGLEGVRITTYRDWILEERKRHFQRLPKAQRDDTPAVVQRIKLHSGLDVALERQVARVAGPRTAEQATDDWASVLTQRALLGDVFAEVAPDTFSDGELDRFVDWNRRRLEAISEFQAGDEEADAGLDAEDDALLLRAWQRRVGPLQRGKRPLRLRHIAIDEVQDFAPIEVRVLLECMERESSITLSGDTQQHLMENSGFTSWSGFFTELGVGGAEIETLKVSYRSSAQVMQFATSLLGDLQEDEEVVTTRDGPPVELFRMTDRGACVAFLSDVLRDLMAAEPLASVAVLTPSANASDLYYEGLARAELPRLRRIRDGEFPFKAGIEVTEVTQVKGLEFDYVIVLDVDAKNYPDTPASRRQLHVAATRAVHQLWMTSVGTPSPLVSEVDAR
- a CDS encoding MotA/TolQ/ExbB proton channel family protein yields the protein MASELEAGASGASRLRPRRAPGEGPDWPPAVGAIVFTGVFYGLLQVVPTGRVGELFLERGFVPVLITGASAWALLLIGARWARLQSEARILDVDLFAAESERGIRPDRAGDLRRELTTRAGAAAEGFLVARLDRALRQFEVRPRVSAVLEFLSAESAADEGRVDASYALVRVFVWAVPTLGFIGTVLGLGAAVGGFSESLEAAASLDGLKTSIGSVTGGLGVAFDTTLLALVLSIVIMFPASIVQRMEEGLVGAVDDYCAEWLVPRLRENGADDAAIAALATKLLDHVGAAGRGAGD
- a CDS encoding PEGA domain-containing protein, whose protein sequence is MPRSDVPTRAQLTRILDLPSNASEASIGVALDRLLAALRARREADETEGPERRRLDEEIARLEAARPIARAVGTPDRLPLIGALLGTIAGLAALFFYSGGPDDTRAPLRTTLALSQKPRLELEGPLPAATLRIYDADRTRIVAEMRAEGAVHELDRGRFALEVTRPDCPDAWTRSVYFGPGTVHRFAPTLCTGEGRLIVRANVPDAEVKIDGAPFGAPGDVAHTLSVGEHEVVVERDGFRRWVERVRIRPEARVELTALLLPEREPALRARRLDLGFDAKALAPPPPRAPTPFDMGDLAESIAPDTRRPVTRLLEREGLGGLPDGGSTAWHDRVRREFLNRFDSDASGRIDRFEESESISCTWWRETEQSFDEGGLGLSMARYYGFDGSEWHPGALGFERSVRGVAYERMRGCGLQAQATGMAKARI
- a CDS encoding response regulator transcription factor, producing the protein MVSIVVADDHKIVREGLIRLLEAREDFTVVGEAANGEEAVQLVMEKRPDIVLMDINMPKLSGIDATRQLGKAGCQSKILVLSMHESRAYVEEVLRAGASGYVVKNSASKDVHNAIDAVRAGASYLSPAITQQVVDAIARPGDAGPSGVSMLTEREREVLKLIAEGLSSKEIASDLGVSLKTIDSHRSNLMEKLDIHKVSGLVRFAIRAGLVEP
- a CDS encoding OmpA family protein, translated to MRNGLFQRSRRTIVRRRIACAIGLALSLAAGSAGAEGGADADAINARLYEALAPPSGSGRIETVSGQMYLSKENMDADVIAEALSAMRSLEAGEGTTVAVQRTPRINFEIHFPKNSARLTDESRASLDELAEALRGGDYDSMRFMLGGHTDQDGDAAVNQPLSEARAQMARDYLVEEHGLDQSRLVARGFGASEPLREVEENAQDKLYNRRVDLRPLR
- a CDS encoding MBL fold metallo-hydrolase — protein: MPARNRRPLEACATLRGTDEGGDLQMRDEARLEDLGGGIFAWLQPDGSWGLANAGLVSDGGSSLLVDTLYDLPLTRRMLEAMADATPAARKIDTLVNTHANGDHCFGNQLVGDARIITSTATAGEWDEVPPEMMTRMLAAADQMGPVGEFVKKAFGAYEFEGLKPTPPTETFDGRLDLAIGDREVELIEVGPAHTAGDVIIHVPSTRTIFTGDILFIEGTPIMWEGPVANWIAACEKIAELDPEVIVPGHGPLTDTRGALAVRDYLVYVRDETRKRFDAGLSIRDAAHDIALGDYSAWLDSERIAVNVSTLYKEFGYDGPAPDTMEIFGLMAELVR
- a CDS encoding uracil-DNA glycosylase, with the translated sequence MAARTPSESERPDCLHCVHYFVTWESDRPRGCRAYEFKSADLPSDVVFSSSGEPCQCFERKPGARPKARLLR